From one Octopus bimaculoides isolate UCB-OBI-ISO-001 chromosome 1, ASM119413v2, whole genome shotgun sequence genomic stretch:
- the LOC106872284 gene encoding piggyBac transposable element-derived protein 4-like, translated as MFGVKQLPRLWNYWSPDIRYGDLYISSIMLKMRYSKISQYLHLIDSANAPSKYDPNYDPLYKVHPIIDLLLNSYKTVYLPGKILSVDEAMIGYKGRIHFWQYMPAKPTKGGIKVQEVCESDTGYCVNFDVYTGKKYNGLGHDIVWSLTEPFHHQHQHLYFDPFFFFSGFDRKSGLMFLVDAFCYINEFIKLYESTLPMAY; from the exons ATGTTTGGTGTTAAACAGCTTCCTCGACTGTGGAACTACTGGAGTCCTGATATAAGGTATGGTGATCTGTATATCTCAAGTATAATGTTGAAGATGAGGTATTCGAAAATATCTCAGTATTTACATTTAATTGATTCTGCTAATGCTCCCAGCAAATACGACCCAAACTACGATCCCCTGTACAAAGTACATCCTATAATTGATTTACTCCTTAATAGTTATAAAACTGTGTATTTGCCAGGGAAAATTCTCAGTGTAGATGAAGCCATGATAGGATATAAGGGCAGAATACATTTTTGGCAGTACATGCCTGCCAAACCCACTAAAGGGGGGATCAAGGTACAGGAAGTTTGTGAATCAGACACTGGATATTGTGTAAACTTTGATGTTTACACaggtaaaaaatataatggaTTGGGACATGATATAGTATGGTCTCTTACTGAACCATTTCACCATCAGCACCAACACCTCTATtttgatcctttttttttcttcagtggcTTTGACAGAAAATCTGGCTTGA TGTTTTTAGTAGATGCATTCTGTTACataaatgaattcattaaattatatGAGAGTACACTGCCAATGGCatattga